ttcgtgtccttaataaatttatcattttatataaTCGCCATCACATTTTTGACcgtaataaatttattattttacatAATTACCCTCCTACTTctagatatttattttttaaataatattttatatttttatagaatttatatttctagaattttttataatattgttgtgtatttatataaattttatcatttttcattgttatttttattaattatatatattttttattataaaaaaaataattttgataccatattcaaaatataataataattatataaacaaatTGTCTATCAAACTTATATTTAGATAATTTAAAaagattaatttatataatttaaagatATTATTATCgtctaattaaaaattaaataataatcattcatcaaatattttaactttactttatattatttttttatttctatttctaaATATTTCTTACTTTAACTTCCCACTAAATTTAAAACAATCTCTATAAAAATcacttttaaataaataaaaattctcACAAACACTCTATAACAGTCAGACTAAGTTTGATTAGATTTAAATATTAGTCAAACCCTTTGAAAAACATGAAGgtgactttgttttttttttttttaatataaatcgtTTTTAATAGAAAAAACAAACTTGCCTTTATTTTGTTTTTGTTATGTAAAACAAGCTTAGGAGAAAGTGTTTTTTATTCACTTCCTCGTTGGATTCCAACCTCTGCGTTCTCGATTTATGCCGGTGCGCGACAGACGCCGCCGCCGCCTTTGATCTCGTCATCGGTGGATCCCGACTGAGCGCTatcacctctccctctctctctaatTTGCCAAATTGTAGTATTTCCCCATCATCGAATCGCTTGCGAGGTAAGAATCCCTCCTCGACTGATAAATTAGTCATTCGTTTTCCATCGATCGATTACCGAACTCCTGAGCTCGCTTCACTGTTATAAAGTTAGCATCTTGTTTTCGAGTATGTCCGCCCTCAATGATGGCAGTTCGTCCCCTCGATCTCAGGTCACCATTGAGCAGGTTTTTGATGCAAATATTCTAAACATCCATAAGACTTGTGTAATTTATCTGGGGTAGGTTTGTTTGAATCCTTTGTTAAAAATGCCATTTTTCTGGTGATTTTGGTCGTCCAGCGTGCCTCTCGATGCTTCGATGATCTCCTCGAATCCATCATCGTGGATGTCGCATCGGAATGCCATCGGATAGCGAGGTTGGGCCTAGACCTCAATCTGGAAGTGGAAGAGGAGGAGCTTCGGCTCTCCGCGCAAGCCCGGATGGCGGATCCTAGCTGCAGTAGTGAATCAAATAGCAAAAATGTGGTGGACATCTTCGGCCAGACTCATCCACCCATCGCTAGCGAGACCTTCAACTGCATGAACTGTGGTCGGCCTGTCACGGCTGGAAGGTTCGCTCCTCACCTAGAGAAGTGCATGGGCAAGGTGAGCTTAATCTTGTCCTTTTCTTATCTAGTCGGAAAAAACAAAGGCTTCTTGCTTCTTTCAAGTAAAGCAGAATCTTGCCCCATTGGAATGCTAATTCCTAACCTCGTGCTAAAATTCAAGGTTGGACTGGTATACGATatctgtttgtttgtttgttttttccttttgtgtgtatgtgtgtGCGCGTGCTAAGAGATGCTTGTGCACTGAAGAACATCTTGAATGTTGTGTGCGCATTGCCTCAGGGCCGTAAGGCGCTCACGAAGATCACCAGAAGCACTACAATTGCAAGAAACCGGCATGCTCGTGGCAGTCCAGTGACGGTCTATGCTCCATATTCCACTAGTACTAACAGTAACATAGTTCCCGAAGGCACTCCAAGGACAGCCAGGGAGGAATTTGCAGAATACACATTCGAGGAGCCGTGACATTTCTTCAAAGGTTTTGCATTCACCTTTTTGATGTTTTAATATCAAGCAgcaattttctttttcttgttttggcATGTGTGGATTTGTCCCTTTTGATCTGGACTAAGTTTCCTACCGATCCTGAATAATCATTCAAGGTTTCATGACAGTTTCTTCAATTtggggagaatgtccaaagataACTTAGTTTTCAGGTGCAGGCTTTAATAAAAAAATCCTGCTGAGTTCTGTTGCTAATTGAACACTATTGTTCTTTATTCTTTACTTGTAGAAGGTTAAATAAATTTTGCCATAAAGAAGCACATATAAGAGTGTAGTTGGCTCAGATGGAATAACTTTTCTCCATTTAGGTCTTTTATGCCCTATTTAGTATGTGTTTAGGTTTCATATGGGTAATGGCTAGAGTGCAATGTGAGCCATGATCCTTGCTTAGCATGCTTGCTATATTGACTTGAGCAGAAAACCTCAATTATGATAATTACGATGCACATGTTCTTTTACCATGAAGaaaattgtttgtttttacaATATTGAACATGCCTTTTCAATTATCATACCGTGAAACTTTGTCATATTCATTGATTATCTTCTGACACTATTTTCTTTGATTAACAAGATAGTATTCATGTTGCTCACAAAAGGACACAGTATGTCCTCTTCAGTAAATCATTGCTGAAGAATGTGTGTGCCGTAAAACACTCTTTTCATACTTCCTAATCATTCTTTCCAGATCCTATAAATGGATCTATAACTTCACCTAGGTTATCTGATCTTCTAAAGTCCTTGACGAGTGTTTAAGCTAGCCAAATTGAAATTTGAAGTTAAGAATCAAAACTCAAGTGTGGTTGTACTTGGGGAAATTATTACCTTAAAATCTGTGCTTAGCCCCTCATTTCGAGGTTTTGACCATGGCTTCACCTCTATAACTTGACTATAGTCGGAATGAATGAAACAGGATGATGTATTTTATGTTTGGTATAAAGCAATGGGTTTTAGATTTTAGGTAGTATGATAAAAGAAGGAAAAGTAATTTTTTAGTTGTGCAAATGACAGGATGATGTCTGTATGTTGGCTACCCTAACTAGTTTTTAAATACTGGAGAAGAATTCCATGAGATATATGTTATGTTAGGTATAATACATGATTAAATAAGGAAAAATAGCATTTCAGTTGATAGGATGATGTTTGTATGCTTCCTGTTCTTGGCAATGttcttaaaaattaaatactGCTAACCCGAAAATTGGAAGCTAAACAAGTCTGGTTGAATAATGAAAGAATTCCATGTGAACCAGATTTTGGACCGCTTTAACTAGAAAAGATGAAATGGCAGGACCGCTAGTTCACCAGCTCGTTCAGTTTTAGAAATGGTAGCCCGAGGAGCAAAAAGGACCCATGTTAACTGCAACAAGAATGGGgttaagatttgggtagtgacaTGACGAACTTACATTGTAAGAGGAAAGATTTGCAAATGGAAAAACAAGAGAGAATTTATAGAAGCAGCATATTTTCAATAACCGACTAATCTACTTGCCCAAATCTCCAAGTTGAGCTCTCCTGACATGAGTAGCTGCTAGAGAACATGACTCGGTATTGAAGGTGCTTgaatccttttatttttgtgccAATA
This genomic stretch from Zingiber officinale cultivar Zhangliang chromosome 7A, Zo_v1.1, whole genome shotgun sequence harbors:
- the LOC122000945 gene encoding SAGA-associated factor 11-like isoform X2, with translation MSALNDGSSSPRSQRASRCFDDLLESIIVDVASECHRIARLGLDLNLEVEEEELRLSAQARMADPSCSSESNSKNVVDIFGQTHPPIASETFNCMNCGRPVTAGRFAPHLEKCMGKGRKALTKITRSTTIARNRHARGSPVTVYAPYSTSTNSNIVPEGTPRTAREEFAEYTFEEP
- the LOC122000945 gene encoding SAGA-associated factor 11-like isoform X1, producing MSALNDGSSSPRSQVTIEQRASRCFDDLLESIIVDVASECHRIARLGLDLNLEVEEEELRLSAQARMADPSCSSESNSKNVVDIFGQTHPPIASETFNCMNCGRPVTAGRFAPHLEKCMGKGRKALTKITRSTTIARNRHARGSPVTVYAPYSTSTNSNIVPEGTPRTAREEFAEYTFEEP